A genomic stretch from Desulfurococcaceae archaeon MEX13E-LK6-19 includes:
- a CDS encoding helix-turn-helix domain-containing protein has protein sequence MLSETEANILRYIRRQPHSVKLREIADNTGINMDEAYKIIEKLKIRKYLRQHSRD, from the coding sequence GTGCTGAGTGAAACCGAGGCAAACATACTAAGATACATAAGGAGACAACCCCACAGCGTTAAGCTAAGAGAAATAGCGGACAACACAGGTATAAACATGGATGAAGCCTACAAGATTATTGAGAAACTCAAGATAAGGAAATACCTGAGACAACACTCAAGAGACTAA
- a CDS encoding type IV toxin-antitoxin system AbiEi family antitoxin domain-containing protein — protein sequence MANSRCKKGRPSFLEEQIVLSRILSLWHEKGDVLTFNEIHKEFVKMGIISNIKYRGNTRRILRRLIEKGYLEQVGRGKYRLKVSPKPFQVTDFINEIQEKYRDKMIYEWRVGGNLWTLVEGIIFGLPSNIEENPAYKAILGVLLIRLASIFNAIVELGITAKLVGNVKDAPVPYIALREFILNSLPHIVGERSGIDGDGLPAYELIELYKVLVKNMPKEVDGQPILIDVIKQYVGIGEKLLKSTIDVSGLIDIALLESGESEDVWRKIRELKKIILVAYPPRHILDENEDERELYELLKNSIKEGDSDATLLAYMRIYDENIVRKIINYLEPILGKKRANRLMELYKLARAGMILDSIVAAHLSFKEKKGKPKYLVYEDEFGKYTEVNEFADKTEEEVLSELRKQIDEARRHGYTLENMIKGIWLSDWSSNITPRFMHFHYPDSDDIVSFVKESIRETLRVLDIKIPRNFDSLVEEGYNLVIELDELLKKDSEKILRRLEKTVNG from the coding sequence TTGGCAAATAGTAGATGTAAAAAGGGTAGACCTAGTTTTCTTGAAGAACAGATTGTGCTTAGCCGGATATTGAGTCTTTGGCATGAGAAAGGTGATGTATTAACTTTTAATGAAATACATAAGGAGTTCGTTAAAATGGGAATAATCTCTAACATTAAATACCGAGGAAATACTCGAAGAATACTGAGACGCCTTATTGAGAAGGGTTATCTAGAGCAAGTAGGTAGAGGGAAATACCGGCTAAAGGTTTCTCCTAAACCATTTCAGGTCACAGACTTCATTAATGAGATTCAAGAAAAATACAGAGATAAAATGATATATGAGTGGCGTGTTGGCGGTAATCTCTGGACGCTTGTTGAAGGAATTATATTTGGATTACCATCTAATATAGAGGAAAACCCAGCATACAAGGCTATATTAGGAGTTCTATTAATAAGATTAGCCAGTATATTTAATGCGATTGTTGAGCTAGGAATAACAGCTAAGCTAGTTGGTAATGTAAAAGATGCTCCCGTACCATATATTGCATTAAGAGAGTTTATACTCAATAGTCTACCACATATTGTGGGAGAACGATCTGGCATTGATGGGGACGGTCTCCCAGCATATGAATTAATAGAATTGTATAAAGTATTGGTTAAGAATATGCCGAAGGAAGTAGATGGACAACCAATCCTAATAGACGTGATAAAACAATATGTTGGAATAGGCGAGAAACTACTCAAAAGTACAATAGATGTATCCGGACTAATTGATATAGCACTTCTTGAGAGCGGTGAAAGCGAAGATGTTTGGCGTAAAATTAGAGAGTTAAAGAAGATTATATTGGTGGCATATCCACCAAGACATATCTTAGATGAAAACGAGGATGAAAGAGAACTATACGAATTGCTTAAAAATTCAATTAAAGAGGGAGATAGTGATGCTACTCTCTTAGCATACATGAGAATCTACGATGAAAACATAGTCAGAAAAATCATTAACTATTTAGAACCTATCCTTGGTAAGAAAAGAGCTAATAGACTTATGGAGTTATACAAGTTGGCAAGAGCTGGTATGATTCTTGACAGTATAGTAGCGGCGCATCTCTCATTTAAGGAGAAGAAAGGAAAACCAAAATACCTGGTATATGAGGACGAGTTTGGTAAATATACAGAAGTCAATGAGTTTGCTGATAAGACTGAAGAAGAGGTTCTATCAGAGCTTAGAAAACAAATAGATGAAGCTAGAAGACATGGATATACGTTAGAAAACATGATAAAGGGTATATGGCTAAGCGATTGGTCATCAAACATAACACCTAGATTCATGCATTTCCATTACCCAGACTCGGACGACATAGTCAGCTTTGTTAAAGAGTCTATAAGAGAAACGCTTAGAGTATTAGATATAAAGATTCCACGGAACTTTGACTCATTAGTGGAAGAGGGTTATAACTTAGTAATAGAACTTGATGAGCTGCTAAAGAAAGATTCTGAGAAAATACTCCGCCGTTTAGAGAAAACAGTAAATGGGTGA
- a CDS encoding PhoI, giving the protein MSQFTWSKTFPVDSLQIYFAASLELQEEFINYGFYVPKSPDRKISMPIPLVYCNFRGWLKPVEPITVERLILPSWLGLTPQELGWAKTTRDGKEAYILPKEEVYVNIGILDNNVIFDLDIRKYHLERTSIRGINPEKWTNWAMFYISLEYLDELIDALRNHLPKSTQSFCDTLIPGGIPKPVKEVQQGGKEVTYYVKVPVKDFSFCLGCFDLTHRYLYVKAKEHCKIDPNSIVCRDPNAVINKLKLRIKYSPNVDTFAKVGIAKIIGKHPQIMIKLASTNPKRVIRGVLKDRIEGKARGELVYCDHKVKRQYIVLNLESFYKALIATRNYVDKLPKDE; this is encoded by the coding sequence ATGTCACAGTTTACTTGGTCTAAAACTTTTCCTGTTGATTCATTACAGATATATTTTGCTGCATCTCTTGAGCTTCAGGAGGAGTTCATTAATTACGGGTTCTATGTGCCTAAAAGTCCTGATAGGAAAATTTCTATGCCTATTCCGTTGGTTTATTGTAATTTTCGTGGTTGGTTAAAGCCTGTTGAACCTATAACTGTTGAGAGATTAATTCTTCCTAGCTGGCTTGGTTTAACTCCTCAGGAGCTAGGTTGGGCGAAGACTACTAGGGATGGGAAGGAAGCGTATATTCTTCCGAAGGAGGAGGTGTATGTTAATATAGGTATTCTTGATAATAATGTCATTTTCGATCTTGACATTAGAAAATATCATCTTGAAAGAACATCTATTAGAGGCATTAATCCTGAGAAATGGACTAATTGGGCTATGTTTTATATTAGCTTAGAGTATCTTGATGAACTAATTGATGCTCTAAGGAATCACTTACCTAAATCAACACAATCTTTTTGTGATACATTAATACCAGGAGGAATACCCAAACCTGTGAAGGAAGTTCAACAAGGTGGTAAAGAGGTAACATACTATGTCAAAGTCCCAGTAAAAGACTTCAGTTTTTGCCTAGGATGTTTTGATCTAACACATCGATATTTGTATGTGAAAGCCAAAGAACATTGCAAGATTGATCCCAATTCAATAGTATGTAGGGATCCCAATGCTGTGATTAATAAGTTAAAGTTAAGGATAAAGTATAGCCCAAATGTTGACACATTTGCTAAAGTAGGTATAGCTAAGATAATTGGTAAACATCCACAAATAATGATTAAGCTAGCTTCCACGAACCCGAAGAGAGTAATTCGTGGAGTTCTTAAAGATAGAATCGAAGGAAAGGCTCGAGGAGAGCTTGTTTACTGCGACCATAAGGTTAAGAGACAATATATAGTTCTTAATTTGGAGAGTTTCTATAAAGCATTAATTGCTACAAGAAATTATGTGGATAAGTTGCCCAAGGATGAGTAG
- a CDS encoding site-specific DNA-methyltransferase, translating into MVYIKVIFGDSRNIKELPNESVHLVVTSPPYYNAPFDFPGLFKSYDEFLDMLKQVGKELYRVLKEGRIACFVTQDVRIEGKLYPIVADLIRVMVYEVGFTYRDKIIWRKPEGYIRISRRSGVIIQHPYPMYYYPDNIYEEIVIFQKGRFKYNDVPKEVKEKSRIDIARFQSEKWYLSVWDIKNVLPSEKWSKYTAAYPEELVERLIRLYSYVGETVLDPFLGTGTTCVVARKLGRNCIGYEIDLELREAIEERLGLGTKTLTEYIGAGERDKIEIIVRDDAKRLRSKLRNVIEKKLRSKNGR; encoded by the coding sequence TTGGTATATATTAAGGTGATCTTCGGCGATTCAAGAAATATAAAGGAACTACCTAATGAATCAGTACACTTAGTCGTAACCTCGCCTCCATATTATAACGCACCATTTGATTTCCCAGGGCTCTTCAAGAGCTATGATGAATTTCTTGATATGCTTAAACAAGTAGGAAAAGAATTATATAGAGTTCTAAAGGAAGGAAGAATTGCATGTTTTGTTACACAGGATGTTAGGATCGAAGGAAAGCTATATCCCATAGTTGCAGATCTAATTAGGGTTATGGTTTACGAGGTAGGGTTTACATATAGAGATAAGATTATTTGGAGAAAACCCGAGGGGTATATCAGGATTTCGCGAAGAAGTGGAGTTATTATACAGCATCCCTACCCCATGTACTATTATCCTGACAATATATACGAAGAAATAGTGATTTTCCAAAAAGGCAGGTTTAAATACAATGATGTGCCCAAAGAGGTTAAAGAGAAATCAAGAATAGATATCGCGAGATTCCAGTCAGAGAAGTGGTATCTTAGTGTATGGGATATAAAGAATGTATTGCCATCGGAAAAATGGAGTAAATACACTGCAGCTTACCCAGAAGAACTCGTGGAGAGATTAATTCGTCTCTACAGCTATGTAGGAGAAACAGTATTGGACCCATTCTTGGGAACGGGTACAACTTGTGTTGTTGCGCGAAAACTAGGGAGAAACTGTATTGGATACGAAATAGACTTAGAACTCAGAGAAGCAATAGAAGAAAGACTTGGCTTGGGAACAAAAACCTTAACAGAATACATAGGAGCAGGAGAACGAGACAAAATAGAGATCATTGTTAGAGACGATGCAAAAAGACTTAGATCAAAGCTAAGGAACGTAATAGAGAAAAAATTAAGGAGCAAAAATGGAAGATAA
- a CDS encoding winged helix-turn-helix transcriptional regulator, which translates to MESNEVFEAVSHPLRIKILMLLARRPMSFSELKRELGIRSSGKLDFHIKKLDGLVALDDNGKYVLTKEGYAALQAIDTIRKYGWQKRTYIIATIAYAIAILYTTWNMVSNPSNPVYIVTAALITLWYIFYSYWSIVKRKIFKTL; encoded by the coding sequence ATGGAGTCTAATGAGGTGTTCGAAGCCGTATCGCATCCTTTGAGGATAAAGATATTGATGCTACTAGCTAGGAGACCCATGAGTTTTTCTGAATTGAAGAGAGAACTTGGAATCAGGAGTAGTGGTAAACTAGATTTCCATATCAAGAAACTCGATGGCCTGGTGGCTCTAGATGACAATGGGAAATACGTGTTGACCAAGGAGGGCTATGCTGCACTCCAAGCCATTGACACTATTAGAAAGTATGGGTGGCAGAAGAGAACATACATCATAGCCACAATAGCATATGCTATAGCCATACTCTACACTACATGGAACATGGTATCGAACCCCTCTAACCCAGTATACATAGTTACAGCAGCCCTGATCACTCTATGGTACATATTCTATAGCTACTGGTCTATCGTGAAAAGAAAAATCTTCAAAACACTCTAG
- a CDS encoding ZIP family metal transporter → MTFYLDLMGYLSSVSLLARVFVLGLVPFLLTCLGVVPVVFLGRSVEEKWLDLGLGFSAGVMLVASFTSLLLPAVGVAGVWVVVVGFVVGVVVVRLLDVVVPHMHVFKGYEGPRPPRAVRRAWLLVFAMMIHNIPEGMAVGAAAIYSVHAGLSLAIAIGVQDIPEGLAVAMPLYASTHDKKKSVALGVLSGFLELLAAMIPLLVVTLVNYALPILMSLAAGAMVYVVVHEITPEIYGHSHDDQSTAGFIIGFITTLILETILG, encoded by the coding sequence ATGACGTTCTACTTGGACCTCATGGGTTATTTGAGTAGTGTTAGCTTGCTTGCCAGGGTGTTTGTTCTTGGTTTGGTCCCGTTTCTGCTGACTTGCCTGGGTGTTGTTCCCGTGGTTTTCCTTGGGAGGAGTGTTGAGGAGAAGTGGCTTGACTTGGGGCTTGGTTTTTCTGCTGGTGTCATGCTTGTTGCCTCTTTTACTAGCTTGTTGTTGCCTGCTGTTGGTGTTGCTGGTGTCTGGGTTGTTGTCGTAGGGTTTGTTGTTGGCGTGGTTGTTGTGAGGCTTCTTGATGTTGTTGTTCCTCATATGCATGTTTTCAAGGGATATGAGGGTCCTAGGCCACCGCGGGCTGTTAGGCGTGCTTGGCTACTAGTCTTCGCCATGATGATCCATAATATACCGGAGGGAATGGCGGTTGGGGCTGCCGCTATCTACAGTGTCCACGCAGGCCTATCCCTAGCCATAGCGATCGGGGTACAGGATATACCAGAGGGGCTAGCGGTAGCGATGCCTCTCTATGCCTCCACTCACGACAAGAAAAAATCAGTAGCTCTCGGTGTCTTGAGCGGGTTTCTCGAGCTACTTGCCGCAATGATACCATTGCTAGTGGTCACACTAGTAAACTATGCTCTCCCGATCCTGATGTCGCTAGCGGCCGGTGCCATGGTCTACGTGGTGGTGCACGAGATAACACCAGAGATCTACGGGCACAGCCACGATGACCAATCAACAGCAGGGTTCATCATAGGCTTCATCACAACACTCATCCTAGAAACAATCCTAGGCTAG
- a CDS encoding AbrB/MazE/SpoVT family DNA-binding domain-containing protein encodes MSLVKVTRKGQITIPKDIRNALGINEGDYVVVRVEGNRIIIEKPRLPEPGEPVGLDKYRELIKELEEMRSRWR; translated from the coding sequence TTGTCTCTGGTTAAGGTTACTAGGAAAGGCCAGATCACAATACCCAAGGATATTAGGAATGCTCTTGGGATAAACGAGGGTGACTATGTAGTAGTTAGAGTCGAGGGTAACAGGATAATTATTGAGAAACCCCGTTTACCTGAGCCAGGTGAGCCTGTAGGCTTAGACAAGTATAGAGAGTTGATAAAAGAACTGGAAGAGATGAGGAGCAGATGGCGCTAG
- a CDS encoding PIN domain-containing protein, whose amino-acid sequence MKIAGKTMGLQQAETQLRLFLEAGVGIETITYTDAVEAGRILCRKTNIPIADALIASIAKRLRATIVTDDPHFRELGVRTIWYK is encoded by the coding sequence TTGAAAATAGCTGGGAAAACAATGGGTTTGCAACAAGCTGAGACACAACTGCGATTGTTTCTGGAAGCAGGTGTTGGTATAGAGACTATCACGTATACAGATGCCGTAGAAGCCGGGAGGATACTGTGCAGAAAAACAAACATACCCATAGCCGACGCACTAATAGCCTCCATCGCGAAAAGACTACGAGCCACCATCGTAACAGACGATCCCCACTTTAGAGAACTAGGCGTAAGAACAATCTGGTACAAGTAG
- the speD gene encoding adenosylmethionine decarboxylase, producing the protein MLPTQTLRTKPSLLEDSVVGKHVYGDLYGVNPEVADNEELLREAVVKAAELAHMHLVEVKSWRFGGRKGGVSVLALVIESHIAIHTWPEYRYATIDVYTCGGQSDPWKAFYYLIEILQPEEYTANYIDRSLEKNQ; encoded by the coding sequence ATGCTCCCTACTCAAACCCTCCGTACAAAACCCTCGCTCCTAGAAGATAGTGTTGTGGGAAAACACGTCTACGGAGACCTCTATGGAGTCAACCCCGAGGTCGCCGACAACGAGGAGTTGCTACGAGAGGCAGTAGTCAAGGCGGCTGAGCTAGCCCACATGCATCTAGTCGAGGTCAAGAGCTGGCGTTTTGGAGGAAGGAAAGGCGGTGTATCAGTCCTAGCGCTGGTCATAGAGAGCCACATAGCCATTCACACATGGCCAGAGTACCGCTACGCAACAATAGACGTCTACACATGCGGCGGACAAAGCGACCCATGGAAAGCATTCTACTACCTCATCGAAATACTACAACCAGAAGAATACACGGCAAACTACATAGACAGAAGCCTAGAGAAAAACCAGTAG
- a CDS encoding deoxyhypusine synthase, translated as MDVTEKSISELLRAMADTAYQGRALGEAFRILVEMIRDPDTVIFLGLAGSMSTAGMWKIIKWLVEKRYVDVIVSTGANISEDIYEAMGFSYYKGSPFVDDSELLKHKIDRFYDVYASELDYRKMESLIKEFILSLPENTVYSSAEFLHLFGKYLDEKGIDCIVSAAYRSGVPVFSPALVDSGYGIAAVLALREGHPVIIDMVRDFDQIIEIGLRAKKMSAIYIGGGVPKDYVNLVAVAQTLLAEKKGIKDYYKPLEYVVQITTDAPQWGGLSGATLEEAVSWGKVSPKAKKRVVYVDATIALPLLAHGLLEEKVVRSNPPDLTWLFRDLDS; from the coding sequence ATGGATGTAACCGAGAAGAGTATTAGCGAATTGCTAAGAGCTATGGCTGACACGGCTTACCAGGGCCGTGCCCTTGGGGAGGCCTTTAGGATTCTCGTTGAAATGATCAGGGATCCCGACACAGTTATTTTCCTTGGGCTAGCCGGCTCCATGAGCACTGCGGGTATGTGGAAGATAATCAAGTGGCTTGTAGAGAAGAGATACGTTGACGTGATCGTGTCTACTGGAGCAAACATCTCCGAGGACATATATGAGGCGATGGGTTTCAGCTACTACAAGGGGAGCCCCTTCGTTGATGATAGCGAGCTCCTGAAGCATAAGATCGATAGGTTCTATGATGTTTATGCTAGTGAGCTCGACTACAGGAAGATGGAGAGCCTCATCAAGGAGTTCATCCTGTCTCTCCCAGAGAACACTGTCTATTCCTCGGCCGAGTTCCTACACTTGTTCGGGAAGTACCTTGACGAGAAGGGTATCGACTGTATTGTATCAGCAGCCTACCGTAGTGGTGTACCAGTGTTCTCGCCCGCGCTTGTAGATAGTGGTTATGGTATAGCGGCTGTTCTCGCTCTCAGGGAAGGACACCCGGTTATCATCGATATGGTTAGGGATTTCGACCAGATAATAGAGATCGGGCTTAGGGCCAAGAAGATGTCGGCGATATACATAGGTGGTGGTGTGCCCAAGGACTATGTTAACCTCGTGGCTGTTGCACAGACTCTCCTCGCGGAGAAGAAGGGTATAAAGGACTACTATAAGCCGTTGGAGTACGTTGTACAGATAACCACCGATGCACCCCAATGGGGAGGCTTGTCTGGTGCCACGCTCGAGGAAGCTGTTAGCTGGGGCAAGGTCTCCCCCAAGGCTAAGAAACGGGTCGTCTACGTCGACGCAACGATAGCTCTCCCACTGCTTGCTCACGGGTTACTCGAGGAGAAGGTGGTTCGCTCTAATCCACCTGATTTAACCTGGCTTTTTAGAGATCTAGACTCATAA
- a CDS encoding methyltransferase domain-containing protein — MKSVYWHLFKEPVDGSDLVFEDEVVGDEWVNGVLKSSSGAEYPVIDDVVVFVKSIDTGWSDELIERIAEEKWIERNWRNHLEKASRGGLWTSFCREIASLNGVILDVASGPGGGFMPCVLYFNDKAKILVNDLEYRILLLWRKFLKNIGRGEYVGYAAFDATNMPIKDGSIDVVVSAGGFSNIPGHEKALREAYRVLKPGGLLYMAEGGILPDDFMKLPADVREKWLKLFPALLGNWASLVEKTGFKILFGGRIGIRELDPEEGDLPKQAAQYGVKLRMAGFYIKAVKPR; from the coding sequence TTGAAGAGTGTTTATTGGCACTTGTTTAAGGAACCTGTTGATGGTAGTGATCTTGTTTTTGAAGATGAAGTTGTTGGTGATGAGTGGGTTAATGGTGTTTTGAAGAGTTCTAGTGGTGCCGAGTATCCTGTGATCGACGATGTTGTTGTATTTGTTAAATCTATTGATACTGGTTGGAGTGATGAATTGATCGAAAGGATTGCAGAGGAGAAATGGATTGAACGTAATTGGAGAAATCACTTAGAGAAAGCAAGTAGGGGTGGTCTTTGGACTAGTTTCTGTCGAGAAATAGCTAGTTTAAATGGGGTTATACTAGATGTTGCTTCGGGCCCTGGAGGCGGGTTTATGCCTTGCGTACTATATTTTAACGATAAGGCTAAAATCCTGGTTAACGATCTGGAGTACAGGATCCTGCTTTTATGGAGAAAATTCTTGAAGAATATTGGCAGAGGAGAGTATGTTGGATATGCTGCTTTTGATGCCACTAATATGCCGATAAAAGATGGTTCTATCGATGTAGTCGTTAGTGCTGGTGGTTTCTCAAACATACCTGGCCATGAGAAAGCTCTGCGTGAAGCCTATCGTGTGCTAAAACCAGGTGGTCTACTATACATGGCTGAGGGAGGGATTTTACCAGATGATTTCATGAAACTCCCAGCTGATGTTAGGGAGAAATGGTTGAAATTATTTCCTGCACTACTCGGTAATTGGGCATCTCTGGTCGAGAAAACTGGTTTCAAGATCTTGTTCGGCGGGAGGATAGGTATAAGAGAACTTGACCCTGAAGAAGGCGATCTACCTAAACAAGCAGCACAGTATGGTGTAAAACTTAGAATGGCTGGTTTCTACATTAAGGCCGTAAAACCCCGGTAA
- a CDS encoding Lrp/AsnC family transcriptional regulator has translation MPVQLDEKDMKIIEILMSNARSSYSEIAKVLGVSDVAIIKRVRKLEQQGIIKKYTILVDPKKLGYEAVSITGVDVNPEYLFKTVSILKEKDYVKYLALTSGDHQIIATIWAKTRDELAQILDEISKMPGVKRVCPAVILDVVKE, from the coding sequence ATGCCCGTCCAACTTGATGAAAAAGACATGAAGATAATCGAGATACTGATGAGCAACGCTAGGTCATCCTATAGCGAGATAGCCAAGGTGCTCGGCGTAAGTGATGTAGCGATCATAAAGAGGGTTAGGAAACTAGAGCAGCAAGGCATCATCAAGAAGTACACTATCCTAGTAGACCCAAAGAAGCTAGGATACGAAGCAGTATCGATAACCGGGGTAGACGTTAACCCAGAGTACCTCTTCAAAACAGTCTCCATACTAAAAGAAAAAGACTACGTGAAATACCTAGCGCTAACCTCTGGAGACCACCAGATAATCGCCACCATATGGGCCAAGACAAGAGACGAGCTAGCACAAATACTCGACGAAATCAGCAAGATGCCAGGCGTCAAAAGGGTCTGTCCCGCAGTCATACTAGACGTTGTAAAAGAGTAA
- a CDS encoding VIT1/CCC1 transporter family protein, translating to MSSTVIEYARKAYRDEVYSETVYSKLARIFHGKPIARKLKAIAEMEARHASFWREFLRRRGVDVGTIGVSKLRIWLFSLLARLLGLGITIKILEMSEEDAIETYSRILGDKSIDESERREILRILEDELVHEHEFAEEEERYKDFISHVRDVVLGMSDGLVEILSVSTGLAGAYGNPFAVALGGSIVGIAGALSMGIGSFTSVRAQKQVRTSIFSRLALAAKYVPHVFARRLHELMRRKGFSDEVADAMSREALGNTELLSKIIAEEEYGVSEAGIENPVRSGLYTGLSYILGAFIPLIPYFMGFPVIIAIPLSLVFASIMLAMTGFFIAVTANLSIRSKVFELVVAGLGSALLTYIIGRIASIILGIEVE from the coding sequence TTGTCATCCACCGTAATAGAGTATGCTAGGAAAGCCTATAGAGACGAGGTTTACTCCGAGACAGTGTACTCCAAGCTGGCAAGGATATTCCACGGTAAACCCATAGCAAGGAAGCTCAAGGCAATAGCCGAGATGGAGGCACGCCACGCCAGCTTCTGGAGAGAGTTCCTAAGGCGACGTGGAGTAGACGTGGGCACCATAGGGGTCAGCAAGCTGAGGATATGGTTGTTCAGCTTATTGGCGCGGCTGCTGGGTCTCGGGATTACGATTAAGATACTTGAGATGAGTGAAGAAGACGCTATCGAGACCTACTCTAGGATCCTTGGAGACAAATCTATTGATGAGAGTGAGCGAAGAGAGATACTACGTATTCTCGAGGACGAGCTCGTCCATGAACACGAGTTTGCCGAGGAAGAAGAGAGGTACAAGGACTTCATAAGCCATGTACGCGACGTCGTCCTCGGTATGAGTGATGGGCTCGTAGAGATACTATCCGTGTCAACAGGACTGGCCGGAGCCTACGGTAACCCCTTCGCGGTGGCTCTAGGGGGCTCTATAGTCGGTATAGCTGGGGCATTGTCTATGGGCATAGGATCGTTCACGAGCGTCAGGGCACAGAAGCAGGTCAGGACAAGTATTTTCTCCAGGCTAGCCCTCGCTGCCAAGTATGTTCCACACGTGTTCGCTAGGAGACTCCATGAGCTGATGAGGAGGAAAGGGTTTAGCGACGAGGTAGCCGACGCTATGTCACGTGAAGCATTGGGTAACACGGAGTTGCTAAGCAAGATAATAGCTGAGGAGGAATACGGGGTCTCCGAGGCAGGTATCGAGAACCCGGTGCGATCAGGTCTCTACACAGGGCTATCATACATTCTTGGAGCCTTCATACCGCTCATACCATACTTCATGGGCTTCCCAGTAATCATAGCCATACCCTTGTCGCTGGTATTCGCATCAATAATGCTGGCCATGACTGGTTTCTTCATAGCAGTCACAGCCAACCTGAGTATTAGAAGCAAGGTCTTCGAACTAGTTGTAGCAGGACTTGGCTCAGCATTGCTGACATACATTATCGGGAGAATAGCGTCTATAATCCTCGGCATAGAAGTCGAGTAA
- a CDS encoding FprA family A-type flavoprotein, which yields MAKTHVVNIAQNIYLLRIDDDRVRYFEALWEIPEGITYNAYFIDTGEKKILIDTWKHVYSREFIEVLRGIVDLKDIDYIIVNHMEPDHSGSLPIVLEENNYRATVLGHPMALSMINSFYGVKPKTRPVKDGETLAIGDATLTFVYTPWLHWPETIMTYYHNEHILFSGDAFGSFGIPGKIFDEEDEAAKITPFVRKYFTTIIGFYRGWVVKAIDKLAGQNLKIDMIAPAHGLVWKHNPMFIVDYYRRLALMEPVGRKVVVIYSSMYGFIDKAVGKCVEELKRNGVEVVVFKFTDTVHDRLSDLLSEINDASGLVVATATYEAGVFPLIKYIVELIARKVKARKPALVLAAYGWGGVAGKKIGEMLGKAGYDVVGVVEFKSGLTGDTEKLIVQHVKTLVEKISG from the coding sequence TTGGCTAAAACACACGTGGTCAATATAGCTCAAAACATTTATCTCTTGAGGATAGACGATGATCGTGTAAGATACTTTGAGGCTCTTTGGGAGATACCTGAGGGTATAACCTATAACGCCTACTTTATTGATACTGGTGAGAAGAAGATACTGATCGATACGTGGAAACATGTGTACTCAAGAGAGTTCATTGAGGTTCTCCGCGGGATTGTTGACCTGAAGGATATTGACTATATTATCGTTAACCACATGGAGCCAGACCATAGCGGCTCCCTGCCTATCGTGCTCGAGGAGAACAACTATAGGGCAACCGTCTTGGGCCACCCAATGGCGCTAAGCATGATCAATTCTTTCTACGGCGTGAAACCCAAGACTAGGCCCGTCAAAGACGGTGAAACCCTGGCTATAGGCGATGCCACGCTGACATTCGTGTATACTCCGTGGCTACACTGGCCCGAGACAATAATGACTTACTACCACAACGAACATATCCTCTTCAGTGGAGATGCCTTCGGCTCTTTTGGTATACCCGGGAAAATATTCGATGAAGAAGACGAGGCCGCCAAGATCACTCCTTTCGTCAGGAAGTATTTCACAACGATCATAGGGTTCTATAGGGGATGGGTTGTCAAAGCCATAGACAAGCTCGCTGGGCAAAACCTGAAGATAGACATGATAGCACCAGCCCACGGGCTTGTCTGGAAGCATAACCCAATGTTCATAGTCGACTATTACCGTAGACTAGCGTTGATGGAGCCCGTGGGGAGGAAAGTCGTCGTAATATATTCTTCGATGTATGGCTTCATCGATAAAGCTGTCGGGAAATGTGTTGAAGAGCTGAAGAGGAATGGAGTAGAAGTTGTTGTCTTCAAGTTCACCGATACAGTACATGATAGGCTTAGTGACTTGCTCAGCGAGATAAACGATGCAAGCGGCCTCGTTGTTGCAACGGCGACTTATGAAGCGGGCGTGTTCCCATTGATCAAGTATATCGTGGAGCTTATCGCGAGGAAGGTGAAAGCAAGGAAGCCAGCTCTCGTCCTAGCAGCCTATGGGTGGGGTGGTGTCGCCGGCAAGAAGATCGGGGAGATGCTCGGGAAAGCAGGGTATGACGTGGTTGGCGTAGTAGAGTTCAAGAGCGGGCTGACAGGGGATACAGAGAAACTTATTGTACAACACGTCAAGACTCTTGTCGAGAAGATAAGCGGCTAG